One segment of Ipomoea triloba cultivar NCNSP0323 chromosome 12, ASM357664v1 DNA contains the following:
- the LOC115998991 gene encoding uncharacterized protein LOC115998991 isoform X1: MENGGGNLESKFSGLALRDSPNGDGLFQVMKAVEAAEATIKQQVEENNWLRSELQEKIQALEKYKSGEPTIGNFHSVEQWDGHPGAFESSLHSGDRTDGPRRTNSSIGPGLPNNVVHNYTNSTIQRAESSSDYGKVNSTERVTFTGVQTTSDVSGLSHFSSRSTSPFSPSRYQIAGEQDRQLNLSGQGFMPMAEVNDSNSTKQDLVLKIQAHEQEISQLRKHLEEYSIKEEQISNEKYVLDKRIAYMRMAFDQQQQDLVDAASKAISYRQDIIEENIHLTYLLQDAQQERSTFISSLLPLLAEYYLQPPVPDAQSIVSNVKILFRHLQEKLLVTEAKLKESQYQMTPWPSDVNSSNFAQSPSDFSVIRDGLELVPQQGYTNEKAPILSDPQTSRDWDSLGHPQVDSAGDLTKNMMGDELGRYSPLASRNTISQDLSAQLAVSQDDSLSKSRSEEIPNKQVTFSDHISNNEMDDYDMERHQNGREPSASWHSKSSPYTNPLEDLNPHSPYLPPVMEEPASSFSEVADDEPLPAVEGLQISGEAFPGQELKASGYSINGTTSCNFEWVRHMEDGSFNYIVGAKQPTYLVTADDVDTYLAIEVQPLDNRKRKGELVKVFANDHRKITCVPEMHKCIQRTLSSGHASYKVFLWTGYLDIWEPATLSIKRDGFSIKCSGPNAVAVTEKFSQSINVSIPYGSPTEFVITDSLGDERRLRAGNDLSDISCSRDTIVLTMRLFIVKAGEKKKSRKRGLFFK, encoded by the exons GTGGAGGAGAATAATTGGTTGAGATCTGAACTGCAAGAAAAGATTCAAGCACTTGAAAAATAT AAATCAGGTGAACCGACAATTGGGAATTTTCATTCTGTGGAACAGTGGGATGGTCATCCTGGAGCTTTTGAATCAAGTTTGCATTCTGGAGATCGGACTGATGGTCCTAGAAGGACGAATAGCAGTATAGGCCCTGGTTTACCTAATAATGTTGTTCACAATTATACAAACTCCACTATACAACGTGCAGAGAGCAGCTCCGATTATGGCAAAGTCAATAGTACAGAAAGAGTGACTTTTACTGGGGTTCAAACAACTTCTGATGTTTCTGGCTTATCTCATTTCTCATCACGTTCAACATCACCATTTTCTCCTAGCAG GTATCAAATAGCAGGAGAGCAAGACAGGCAGCTTAACTTATCTGGACAGGGCTTTATGCCAATGGCTGAAGTGAATGATTCTAACAGCACAAAGCAG GATCTTGTTTTGAAGATCCAGGCTCATGAACAAGAGATTTCCCAATTGAGGAAACATCTTGAAGAATATTCAATCAAA GAAGAACAAATAAGCAATGAGAAGTATGTGCTGGACAAGCGCATTGCTTATATGCGCATG GCCTTTGATCAGCAGCAACAGGATTTGGTAGATGCTGCATCTAAAGCAATATCTTATAGACAAGACATAATTGAAGAGAATATACACCTTACATATTTATTGCAG GATGCACAGCAAGAGAGATCAACATTTATATCATCTTTATTACCACTCCTTGCAGAATATTACCTTCAGCCACCTGTACCTGATGCTCAGTCAATTGTCAGTAATGTAAAG ATTCTTTTTAGACATCTGCAGGAGAAGCTTTTAGTTACTGAG GCAAAGCTGAAGGAGTCTCAGTACCAAATGACCCCTTGGCCCTCTGATGTTAATTCCTCGAATTTTGCTCAGTCACCTTCTGATTTTAGTGTG ATAAGAGATGGACTTGAACTGGTACCACAACAAGGATACACTAATGAAAAGGCACCTATTCTTTCAGACCCACAGACAAGTAGAGATTGGGATTCATTGGGACATCCCCAGGTTGATAGTGCTGGtgatttaacaaaaaatatGATGGGTGATGAGTTGGGGAGATATTCACCTCTTGCAAGCAG GAATACCATATCACAAGATTTATCTGCTCAGCTTGCAGTAAGCCAGGATGATTCTCTTTCCAAATCAAGAAGCGAAGAAATACCAAATAAACAAGTAACATTTAGCGATCATATCAGCAATAATGAGATGGATGATTATGATATGGAGAGACACCAAAATGGTAGAGAGCCTTCAGCCAGTTGGCACTCTAAAAGCTCTCCTTATACAAATCCCCTTGAGGATCTGAACCCTCACTCCCCATATTTACCCCCTGTTATGGAGGAACCTGCATCCTCTTTCTCAGAAG TTGCAGATGATGAACCTTTACCTGCGGTTGAGGGTCTTCAAATTTCAGGTGAAGCATTTCCCGGACAGGAACTTAAGGCTTCTGGGTACTCAATTAATGGCACAACCAGTTGCAATTTTGAG TGGGTACGACATATGGAAGATGGATCTTTTAACTATATTGTTG GTGCAAAGCAACCCACGTATCTTGTTACTGCTGATGATGTTGATACATATCTTGCCATTGAAGTTCAGCCACTGGATAATAGGAAGCGCAAG GGTGAATTGGTGAAGGTCTTTGCTAATGACCATAGGAAGATTACTTGTG TTCCAGAAATGCACAAGTGCATACAGAGAACACTTTCTAGTGGTCATGCTTCATATAAAGTGTTCCTATGG ACAGGATATCTTGATATATGGGAGCCAGCCACCTTGTCCATAAAGAGGGATGGTTTTAGCATCAAGTGTAGTGGTCCTAATGCTGTTGCAGTAACTGAGAAATTTTCACAATCTATAAAT GTTTCTATTCCATACGGAAGTCCTACAGAATTTGTAATAACTGATAGTTTGGGAGACGAGCGTCGTCTCAGGGCAGGGAATGATCTGTCTGATATTAGCTG TTCCAGGGATACAATTGTTCTCACTATGAGATTGTTCATTGTCAAg GCTGgtgagaagaagaaaagtaGGAAACGGGGCTTGTTCTTTAAGTGA
- the LOC115998991 gene encoding uncharacterized protein LOC115998991 isoform X2, protein MENGGGNLESKFSGLALRDSPNGDGLFQVMKAVEAAEATIKQQVEENNWLRSELQEKIQALEKYKSGEPTIGNFHSVEQWDGHPGAFESSLHSGDRTDGPRRTNSSIGPGLPNNVVHNYTNSTIQRAESSSDYGKVNSTERVTFTGVQTTSDVSGLSHFSSRSTSPFSPSRYQIAGEQDRQLNLSGQGFMPMAEVNDSNSTKQDLVLKIQAHEQEISQLRKHLEEYSIKEEQISNEKYVLDKRIAYMRMAFDQQQQDLVDAASKAISYRQDIIEENIHLTYLLQDAQQERSTFISSLLPLLAEYYLQPPVPDAQSIVSNVKILFRHLQEKLLVTEAKLKESQYQMTPWPSDVNSSNFAQSPSDFSVIRDGLELVPQQGYTNEKAPILSDPQTSRDWDSLGHPQVDSAGDLTKNMMGDELGRYSPLASRNTISQDLSAQLAVSQDDSLSKSRSEEIPNKQVTFSDHISNNEMDDYDMERHQNGREPSASWHSKSSPYTNPLEDLNPHSPYLPPVMEEPASSFSEDDEPLPAVEGLQISGEAFPGQELKASGYSINGTTSCNFEWVRHMEDGSFNYIVGAKQPTYLVTADDVDTYLAIEVQPLDNRKRKGELVKVFANDHRKITCVPEMHKCIQRTLSSGHASYKVFLWTGYLDIWEPATLSIKRDGFSIKCSGPNAVAVTEKFSQSINVSIPYGSPTEFVITDSLGDERRLRAGNDLSDISCSRDTIVLTMRLFIVKAGEKKKSRKRGLFFK, encoded by the exons GTGGAGGAGAATAATTGGTTGAGATCTGAACTGCAAGAAAAGATTCAAGCACTTGAAAAATAT AAATCAGGTGAACCGACAATTGGGAATTTTCATTCTGTGGAACAGTGGGATGGTCATCCTGGAGCTTTTGAATCAAGTTTGCATTCTGGAGATCGGACTGATGGTCCTAGAAGGACGAATAGCAGTATAGGCCCTGGTTTACCTAATAATGTTGTTCACAATTATACAAACTCCACTATACAACGTGCAGAGAGCAGCTCCGATTATGGCAAAGTCAATAGTACAGAAAGAGTGACTTTTACTGGGGTTCAAACAACTTCTGATGTTTCTGGCTTATCTCATTTCTCATCACGTTCAACATCACCATTTTCTCCTAGCAG GTATCAAATAGCAGGAGAGCAAGACAGGCAGCTTAACTTATCTGGACAGGGCTTTATGCCAATGGCTGAAGTGAATGATTCTAACAGCACAAAGCAG GATCTTGTTTTGAAGATCCAGGCTCATGAACAAGAGATTTCCCAATTGAGGAAACATCTTGAAGAATATTCAATCAAA GAAGAACAAATAAGCAATGAGAAGTATGTGCTGGACAAGCGCATTGCTTATATGCGCATG GCCTTTGATCAGCAGCAACAGGATTTGGTAGATGCTGCATCTAAAGCAATATCTTATAGACAAGACATAATTGAAGAGAATATACACCTTACATATTTATTGCAG GATGCACAGCAAGAGAGATCAACATTTATATCATCTTTATTACCACTCCTTGCAGAATATTACCTTCAGCCACCTGTACCTGATGCTCAGTCAATTGTCAGTAATGTAAAG ATTCTTTTTAGACATCTGCAGGAGAAGCTTTTAGTTACTGAG GCAAAGCTGAAGGAGTCTCAGTACCAAATGACCCCTTGGCCCTCTGATGTTAATTCCTCGAATTTTGCTCAGTCACCTTCTGATTTTAGTGTG ATAAGAGATGGACTTGAACTGGTACCACAACAAGGATACACTAATGAAAAGGCACCTATTCTTTCAGACCCACAGACAAGTAGAGATTGGGATTCATTGGGACATCCCCAGGTTGATAGTGCTGGtgatttaacaaaaaatatGATGGGTGATGAGTTGGGGAGATATTCACCTCTTGCAAGCAG GAATACCATATCACAAGATTTATCTGCTCAGCTTGCAGTAAGCCAGGATGATTCTCTTTCCAAATCAAGAAGCGAAGAAATACCAAATAAACAAGTAACATTTAGCGATCATATCAGCAATAATGAGATGGATGATTATGATATGGAGAGACACCAAAATGGTAGAGAGCCTTCAGCCAGTTGGCACTCTAAAAGCTCTCCTTATACAAATCCCCTTGAGGATCTGAACCCTCACTCCCCATATTTACCCCCTGTTATGGAGGAACCTGCATCCTCTTTCTCAGAAG ATGATGAACCTTTACCTGCGGTTGAGGGTCTTCAAATTTCAGGTGAAGCATTTCCCGGACAGGAACTTAAGGCTTCTGGGTACTCAATTAATGGCACAACCAGTTGCAATTTTGAG TGGGTACGACATATGGAAGATGGATCTTTTAACTATATTGTTG GTGCAAAGCAACCCACGTATCTTGTTACTGCTGATGATGTTGATACATATCTTGCCATTGAAGTTCAGCCACTGGATAATAGGAAGCGCAAG GGTGAATTGGTGAAGGTCTTTGCTAATGACCATAGGAAGATTACTTGTG TTCCAGAAATGCACAAGTGCATACAGAGAACACTTTCTAGTGGTCATGCTTCATATAAAGTGTTCCTATGG ACAGGATATCTTGATATATGGGAGCCAGCCACCTTGTCCATAAAGAGGGATGGTTTTAGCATCAAGTGTAGTGGTCCTAATGCTGTTGCAGTAACTGAGAAATTTTCACAATCTATAAAT GTTTCTATTCCATACGGAAGTCCTACAGAATTTGTAATAACTGATAGTTTGGGAGACGAGCGTCGTCTCAGGGCAGGGAATGATCTGTCTGATATTAGCTG TTCCAGGGATACAATTGTTCTCACTATGAGATTGTTCATTGTCAAg GCTGgtgagaagaagaaaagtaGGAAACGGGGCTTGTTCTTTAAGTGA
- the LOC115998991 gene encoding uncharacterized protein LOC115998991 isoform X3, with translation MFLAYLISHHVQHHHFLLAGRYQIAGEQDRQLNLSGQGFMPMAEVNDSNSTKQDLVLKIQAHEQEISQLRKHLEEYSIKEEQISNEKYVLDKRIAYMRMAFDQQQQDLVDAASKAISYRQDIIEENIHLTYLLQDAQQERSTFISSLLPLLAEYYLQPPVPDAQSIVSNVKILFRHLQEKLLVTEAKLKESQYQMTPWPSDVNSSNFAQSPSDFSVIRDGLELVPQQGYTNEKAPILSDPQTSRDWDSLGHPQVDSAGDLTKNMMGDELGRYSPLASRNTISQDLSAQLAVSQDDSLSKSRSEEIPNKQVTFSDHISNNEMDDYDMERHQNGREPSASWHSKSSPYTNPLEDLNPHSPYLPPVMEEPASSFSEVADDEPLPAVEGLQISGEAFPGQELKASGYSINGTTSCNFEWVRHMEDGSFNYIVGAKQPTYLVTADDVDTYLAIEVQPLDNRKRKGELVKVFANDHRKITCVPEMHKCIQRTLSSGHASYKVFLWTGYLDIWEPATLSIKRDGFSIKCSGPNAVAVTEKFSQSINVSIPYGSPTEFVITDSLGDERRLRAGNDLSDISCSRDTIVLTMRLFIVKAGEKKKSRKRGLFFK, from the exons ATGTTTCTGGCTTATCTCATTTCTCATCACGTTCAACATCACCATTTTCTCCTAGCAG GTAGGTATCAAATAGCAGGAGAGCAAGACAGGCAGCTTAACTTATCTGGACAGGGCTTTATGCCAATGGCTGAAGTGAATGATTCTAACAGCACAAAGCAG GATCTTGTTTTGAAGATCCAGGCTCATGAACAAGAGATTTCCCAATTGAGGAAACATCTTGAAGAATATTCAATCAAA GAAGAACAAATAAGCAATGAGAAGTATGTGCTGGACAAGCGCATTGCTTATATGCGCATG GCCTTTGATCAGCAGCAACAGGATTTGGTAGATGCTGCATCTAAAGCAATATCTTATAGACAAGACATAATTGAAGAGAATATACACCTTACATATTTATTGCAG GATGCACAGCAAGAGAGATCAACATTTATATCATCTTTATTACCACTCCTTGCAGAATATTACCTTCAGCCACCTGTACCTGATGCTCAGTCAATTGTCAGTAATGTAAAG ATTCTTTTTAGACATCTGCAGGAGAAGCTTTTAGTTACTGAG GCAAAGCTGAAGGAGTCTCAGTACCAAATGACCCCTTGGCCCTCTGATGTTAATTCCTCGAATTTTGCTCAGTCACCTTCTGATTTTAGTGTG ATAAGAGATGGACTTGAACTGGTACCACAACAAGGATACACTAATGAAAAGGCACCTATTCTTTCAGACCCACAGACAAGTAGAGATTGGGATTCATTGGGACATCCCCAGGTTGATAGTGCTGGtgatttaacaaaaaatatGATGGGTGATGAGTTGGGGAGATATTCACCTCTTGCAAGCAG GAATACCATATCACAAGATTTATCTGCTCAGCTTGCAGTAAGCCAGGATGATTCTCTTTCCAAATCAAGAAGCGAAGAAATACCAAATAAACAAGTAACATTTAGCGATCATATCAGCAATAATGAGATGGATGATTATGATATGGAGAGACACCAAAATGGTAGAGAGCCTTCAGCCAGTTGGCACTCTAAAAGCTCTCCTTATACAAATCCCCTTGAGGATCTGAACCCTCACTCCCCATATTTACCCCCTGTTATGGAGGAACCTGCATCCTCTTTCTCAGAAG TTGCAGATGATGAACCTTTACCTGCGGTTGAGGGTCTTCAAATTTCAGGTGAAGCATTTCCCGGACAGGAACTTAAGGCTTCTGGGTACTCAATTAATGGCACAACCAGTTGCAATTTTGAG TGGGTACGACATATGGAAGATGGATCTTTTAACTATATTGTTG GTGCAAAGCAACCCACGTATCTTGTTACTGCTGATGATGTTGATACATATCTTGCCATTGAAGTTCAGCCACTGGATAATAGGAAGCGCAAG GGTGAATTGGTGAAGGTCTTTGCTAATGACCATAGGAAGATTACTTGTG TTCCAGAAATGCACAAGTGCATACAGAGAACACTTTCTAGTGGTCATGCTTCATATAAAGTGTTCCTATGG ACAGGATATCTTGATATATGGGAGCCAGCCACCTTGTCCATAAAGAGGGATGGTTTTAGCATCAAGTGTAGTGGTCCTAATGCTGTTGCAGTAACTGAGAAATTTTCACAATCTATAAAT GTTTCTATTCCATACGGAAGTCCTACAGAATTTGTAATAACTGATAGTTTGGGAGACGAGCGTCGTCTCAGGGCAGGGAATGATCTGTCTGATATTAGCTG TTCCAGGGATACAATTGTTCTCACTATGAGATTGTTCATTGTCAAg GCTGgtgagaagaagaaaagtaGGAAACGGGGCTTGTTCTTTAAGTGA
- the LOC115999999 gene encoding T-complex protein 1 subunit gamma: MQAPVLVLKDSLKREQGRKVHYANIQAAKAVADIIRTTLGPRSMLKMLLDAAGGIVVTNDGNAILRELDLAHPAAKSMIELSRTQDEEVGDGTTSVIVLGGEMLHVAEAFIDKNYHPTVICQAYNRALEDAVTVLEKIAMTIDVKDSATMLGLVKSCIGTKFTSQFGDLIADLAIDATATVGVEIGQGLREVDIKKYIKVEKVPGGQLEDSKVLKGVMINKDVIAPGKMRRKIVNPRIILLDSPLEYKKGENQTNAELLKEEDWGVLLKMEEEFIENMCAQILKFKPDVVITEKGLSDLACHFLSKAGVSAIRRLRKTDNNRIAKACGAVIVNRPDELQESDVGTGAGLFEVKKIGDEFFTFIVECKDPKACTVLLRGASKDLLNEVERNLQDAMSVSRNIIKNPKVLPGGGASELAVSAMLKQKSSSIEGIEKWPYEAAAIAFEAIPRTLAQNCGVNVIRTMTVLQGKHANGENAWIGIDGVTGEIADMKEKKIWDSFTVKAQAFKTAIEGACMLLRIDDIVSGIKKKQAPGASQGPSKPKVEEEGDADNDQLIPE; this comes from the exons ATGCAAGCACCAGTTCTCGTTCTCA AGGATTCGTTAAAGCGCGAGCAAGGGCGCAAGGTGCACTATGCCAATATTCAAGCAGCTAAG GCTGTTGCTGATATTATACGTACTACTTTGGGTCCACGATCCATGTTGAAAATGCTGCTTGATGCTGCCGGAG GAATTGTAGTAACTAACGATGGTAATGCAATTCTTCGTGAGTTAGATCTTGCCCACCCTGCAGCGAAG TCCATGATTGAACTAAGTCGCACCCAAGATGAAGAAGTAGGAGATGGAACAACATCAGTCATAGTTCTTG GTGGTGAGATGCTTCATGTGGCGGAAGCATTCATTGACAAGAACTACCATCCTACTGTAATATGCCAAG CATATAATAGAGCTCTAGAGGATGCTGTTACGGTGTTAGAGAAAATTGCAATGACCATTGATGTCAAGGATA GTGCTACAATGTTGGGGCTGGTGAAGAGTTGTATTGGCACCAAATTCACTAGCCAATTTGGGGATTTGATTGCA GATTTAGCAATTGATGCAACAGCAACTGTTGGTGTAGAAATTGGCCAGGGATTACGTGAAGTGGATATTAAGAAGTACATTAAGGTTGAGAAGGTCCCCGGTGGGCAGTTGGAAGATTCGAAGGTGCTTAAAGGAGTTATGATTAACAAAGATGTAATCGCTCCTGGTAAAATGAGAAGAAAGATTGTAAATCCTCGCATCATTCTCCTTGATAGTCCCCTGGAGTACAAAAAAGGTGAGAACCAAACCAATGCTGAGTTGCTTAAAGAGGAAGATTGGGGAGTTCTATTGAAAATGGAAGAAGAATTCATTGAGAACATGTGTGCACAGATACTGAAATTCAAACCAGATGTAGTTATTACTGAGAAGGGGCTAAGTGATTTGGCATGCCATTTTCTGAGCAAGGCTGGTGTTAGTGCAATAAGAAGGTTAAGGAAGACTGACAATAACAGAATTGCTAAGGCGTGTGGAGCAGTTATTGTCAATAGACCAGATGAGTTACAGGAATCTGATGTTGGTACTGGTGCTGGACTGTTTGAGGTGAAGAAAATAGGGGATGAGTTCTTTACTTTTATTGTTGAATGCAAAGATCCAAAAGCTTGTACAGTGCTTCTAAGAGGTGCCAGTAAAGATCTACTTAATGAAGTGGAAAGGAATCTACAG GATGCAATGTCTGTGTCACGAAACATCATTAAGAATCCAAAGGTGTTGCCTGGTGGTGGTGCTAGTGAGTTGGCTGTATCTGCTATGTTGAAGCAAAAGAGCTCATCTATTGAAGGCATAGAGAAG TGGCCATATGAAGCTGCTGCAATTGCTTTTGAGGCAATACCACGAACTTTGGCCCAAAACTGTGGGGTTAATGTGATCCGGACAATGACTGTTCTTCAGGGCAAG CATGCAAATGGTGAGAATGCATGGATTGGGATAGATGGTGTTACTGGTGAGATTGCTGATATGAAGGAGAAGAAG ATTTGGGACTCCTTCACCGTGAAGGCACAAGCTTTTAAGACTGCCATTGAAGGTGCTTGCATGCTTCTCCGCATCGATGACATTGTTAGTGGAATCAAGAAAAAACAAGCCCCTGGAGCAAGCCAAGGTCCATCAAAGCCTAAAGTTGAGGAGGAAGGCGATGCTGACAATGATCAGTTGATTCCTGAATGA